A region of Nitrospirota bacterium DNA encodes the following proteins:
- a CDS encoding DUF2283 domain-containing protein: MRIKYDPEVDAAYISFKKGPTEVTTIRLTEDIAVDMGPNEEIVGIEIL; this comes from the coding sequence ATGAGGATAAAATATGACCCTGAGGTGGATGCGGCTTATATATCATTTAAAAAGGGCCCTACAGAAGTAACAACAATACGCCTGACAGAGGATATCGCTGTTGACATGGGACCGAATGAGGAGATAGTAGGTATTGAGATTCTGTGA
- a CDS encoding DUF4258 domain-containing protein, whose translation MSRKKPIKFSQHALDNMADRGASKEEVELAIKGGECFPAKKGRLSFRKNFSYNAIWKGKYYQVKQVIPIVAEEPDKFVVVTVYAYFIGGAK comes from the coding sequence TTGAGTCGTAAAAAGCCTATAAAATTTTCTCAGCATGCCCTTGATAACATGGCTGATAGAGGAGCATCTAAAGAGGAGGTTGAACTTGCAATAAAGGGAGGGGAGTGTTTTCCTGCTAAAAAAGGAAGGTTATCATTCCGTAAGAATTTCAGTTATAATGCTATATGGAAAGGTAAATATTATCAGGTTAAACAGGTGATTCCAATTGTTGCGGAAGAACCTGATAAGTTTGTAGTTGTAACCGTGTATGCATATTTTATTGGAGGTGCAAAATGA
- the queF gene encoding NADPH-dependent 7-cyano-7-deazaguanine reductase QueF, protein MRYGERKIKQAKIEVWENPSPERDYEINISFSEFTCLCPRSGYPDFATIKVNYVPHKKIVELKSLKLYLNSFRSVHASHEEATNIIYAELLKKLKPRFLEVIGDFNPRGNVKTVVRVCSEKG, encoded by the coding sequence ATGAGATATGGCGAGCGTAAAATAAAGCAGGCAAAAATCGAGGTCTGGGAAAATCCCTCTCCAGAGAGGGACTATGAGATAAACATAAGTTTTTCCGAGTTTACATGTCTTTGCCCTCGCTCGGGCTATCCCGATTTTGCAACTATAAAGGTAAACTATGTGCCTCATAAAAAAATAGTTGAGCTTAAATCCCTGAAGCTTTATCTGAATTCCTTTAGGTCAGTCCACGCCTCACATGAAGAGGCAACAAACATAATATATGCCGAACTCCTTAAGAAGTTGAAGCCACGCTTTCTTGAGGTCATCGGTGATTTCAATCCCCGTGGGAATGTAAAGACAGTTGTGAGGGTGTGTTCGGAGAAAGGATAA